Proteins from a genomic interval of Haloplasma contractile SSD-17B:
- the recU gene encoding Holliday junction resolvase RecU, with protein sequence MAINYPNKKISYNKETLYANRGMSLEKELNESNKYYRAHGIALIHKKPTPVQIVKVDYPKRASAVIKEAYFRQPSTTDYNGIYKGKHIDFEAKETSSKTAFPLQNIHKHQIEHIQQIINLGGISFVIIRFKKLNKTYLMDGQDIVHFYNSYLKDGRKSLSIKTFMEKGYEIEQKLYPKLDYLKVVNSLYFGAK encoded by the coding sequence ATGGCTATTAATTATCCAAATAAAAAAATCTCTTATAACAAAGAAACACTCTATGCAAACCGTGGTATGTCACTTGAAAAAGAACTTAATGAATCAAATAAATACTACAGAGCGCATGGAATCGCTCTAATACATAAGAAACCAACACCAGTTCAAATTGTAAAAGTTGATTATCCTAAACGTGCTTCAGCCGTTATTAAAGAAGCTTACTTTAGGCAACCTTCTACAACAGACTATAATGGAATCTATAAAGGGAAACATATCGATTTTGAAGCAAAGGAAACATCTAGTAAGACTGCGTTTCCTCTTCAGAATATTCATAAACACCAAATTGAACACATTCAACAGATTATAAATCTAGGTGGTATTTCATTTGTAATCATACGGTTTAAAAAATTAAATAAAACCTATCTTATGGATGGACAAGATATTGTACACTTTTATAATTCCTATTTAAAAGATGGTCGTAAATCACTAAGCATTAAAACATTTATGGAAAAAGGATATGAGATTGAACAAAAACTTTATCCAAAACTTGACTATTTAAAAGTAGTCAACTCACTCTACTTTGGAGCAAAGTAA